TGAACAAGTCCGAATTGGTAGAGTCACTCGCTGAATCAAAAGATTTGACATACAAGAAATCTGAAGAGATCGTCAATCTCATCTTTGACTCGATGGCCAAAACACTGGTGGATGGCGGTCGAATTGAAATTCGCGGGTTTGGCAGTTTTGTTGTTAAGGATTACAAGGCCTACACCGGACGTAATCCCAAGACCGGTGAAATTATCAAGGTCAAACCCAAGCGTCTTCCTTTTTTCAAGGTCGGCAAGGAACTGCGGGAAAGAGTGAACACGCCTGACTGATCGTGACATCTCAAAGTACTGGCTAAGTCTTTTCACCGAAAGGCCGGGGTTTTATCCCCGGTCTTTTTTATTGTCCGGGCGGCTCAGACCTCTCTTTTTT
This genomic interval from Geothermobacter hydrogeniphilus contains the following:
- a CDS encoding HU family DNA-binding protein; this translates as MNKSELVESLAESKDLTYKKSEEIVNLIFDSMAKTLVDGGRIEIRGFGSFVVKDYKAYTGRNPKTGEIIKVKPKRLPFFKVGKELRERVNTPD